Within the Longimicrobiaceae bacterium genome, the region GCATGCTGCGCGCGGAGAACGCGCTGCTGCGCAGCCGCGCTGCCGAGGTGCGGTGGCGCGTGGGCGGGCTCCTGGCCCGGATCGCCCTGCTGGAGGCCCGCCGGTGAGCCGCAAGCGCGCGTCCCCCCGGCACAGCGTCACGGTGGAGGTCGGCGGGGAGAAGCACGTCCTCCGCTCCGACCTCCCGCCGGAGTACACCCGCGCGGTGGCCGCCCACCTGGATGCCGTCGTCCGCGCGCTCCCGGGCTTCCGCACGCTGGAGCCGCACCGGGCCGTGCTCCTGGCCGCGCTCGCCGTCACGGACGAGCTTTTCCACGCGCGCGAGGAGATCGAGCGCCTCCGGGAGGAGGCGGAGCAGCGCGCCTCGGCCGCGGCCGGGCTGCTGGAGCGCGCCCTGGGCGAAGGGCCCTCCCCGGACCCCCCGGGCGACCCCGCGCCGGACGCGGGCGGGTAGCGCCGGGGCTTGCGTCTGGACGCGGGGAATGCCTATGTTTTTGGTGCGGCTCCTCCCCCGGCGGACGAACCGGGGAAGCCAACGGGCGCACGTGCGATGGCGGCAGGGAGCGACTTTCTGCCGCCTCGTCTTTTTTGTACCTGCTGCGGGCCCTGCCCGCCTCCGATAAACCACGTATGGAAATACTAGCGATCGTCCTCGTGGCGCTGGTCGCCGCGGCGGCGGGCTTCTTCGCGGGCCGTGCCGGCGAGCAGGCACGCCTGCGGAAGGCGCGCGCCACCGCGGAAGACGAGGCCGCGAGGATCCGGACCGCCGCCGAGCAGGAGGCCGAGAGCCTCCGCAAGGGCGAGGTCCTCAAGGGGCGCGAGGAGGCGATCCGCGCGCGCGAGGAGTGGGAGCGCGAGGAAGCCAAGCGCCGCGACGACATGGAGCGCATGGAGCGCCGCCTCCAGGAGCGCGAGGAGTCGCTGGACCGCAAGTTCAGCCTCCTGGACGAGAAGTCGCAGGCGCAGGAGAAGCGCGCGGAGCAGCTCGGCCGCCGCGAAAAAGACGTGGAGCGGCAGTCCGAGGAGCTCACCGCCCGCGTCGCGGAGGTGCAGCACCGCCTGGAGTCGCTCGCGGGGCTCACCGCCGACGAGGCCCGGCGCCAGCTCATGCACGACGTGGAGGAGGAGGCGCGCGCCGGCGCCGCCCAGCGCGTCCGCGAGATCAAGGAGGAGGCCCGCCGCGACGCCGAGCGCGAGGCCAAGAAGATCATCTCCCTCGCCATCCAGCGCATCGCCGCCGACCACACCGCCGAGACCACCGTCTCCGTGGTGGCCCTCCCCTCCGACGAGATGAAGGGCCGCATCATCGGGCGCGAGGGCCGGAACATCCGCGCCTTCGAGCAGGCTACCGGGATCGACGTCATCATCGACGACACCCCGGAGGCCGTGGTGCTGTCCGGCTTCGATCCCATCCGCCGGGAGACCGCCCGAATCTCGCTGGAGAAGCTGGTCGCCGACGGGCGCATCCACCCCGGGCGGATCGACGACGTGGTCGCCAAGTCGCGCAAGGAGGTGGAAAACGGGATGCGCGAGGCCGCCGAGGAGATCCTCTACGAGCTGGGGATCCACGGCCTCCACCCGGAGGTCGTCAAGGTGCTGGGGCGGCTCAAGTTCCGCACCTC harbors:
- a CDS encoding cell division protein ZapA, with translation MSRKRASPRHSVTVEVGGEKHVLRSDLPPEYTRAVAAHLDAVVRALPGFRTLEPHRAVLLAALAVTDELFHAREEIERLREEAEQRASAAAGLLERALGEGPSPDPPGDPAPDAGG
- the rny gene encoding ribonuclease Y; this translates as MEILAIVLVALVAAAAGFFAGRAGEQARLRKARATAEDEAARIRTAAEQEAESLRKGEVLKGREEAIRAREEWEREEAKRRDDMERMERRLQEREESLDRKFSLLDEKSQAQEKRAEQLGRREKDVERQSEELTARVAEVQHRLESLAGLTADEARRQLMHDVEEEARAGAAQRVREIKEEARRDAEREAKKIISLAIQRIAADHTAETTVSVVALPSDEMKGRIIGREGRNIRAFEQATGIDVIIDDTPEAVVLSGFDPIRRETARISLEKLVADGRIHPGRIDDVVAKSRKEVENGMREAAEEILYELGIHGLHPEVVKVLGRLKFRTSYGQNQLLHSKEVAILAGNMAAEMGFDATMAKRMGLLHDVGKGMTHEHEGTHVELGWNLCKKYNEPAQVLNAIKAHHDEEPHLFPETFLVTAADAISGSRPGARREMFETYVKRLEKLEEIATSFPGVERCFAIQAGRELRIMVTPEKINDEEMTRLSEETARRIEAELQYPGQIKVVVIRETRAVDFAR